GGACCAGGGTGACGCCGGACCGGTCTTCGCACCCGCGTACGAAAACGGGTCGGCCCCGTACGGCACCTGGAAGGTCGAGAAGGTCTTCGAGGACCAGCACTGGTCCGATGACAACAACGACGACTTCGACCTCGCCTTCGCCCGGGTCGCCCCGGACTCCGCGGGCCGCAACATCGAGGACGTCACCGGCGCCGCCCCCCTGGACGTCTCCGGCCGCGCGGCCGAGGAGGTCACCGTGACCGGCTACCCCGCCGACCGCAAGGTCCCCCGCACCTGCACGGCCGTCACGATCCGCGACAGCGCCACCGAACAGCGCTTCGACTGCGCGGACTTCCCCGGCGGCACCAGCGGCAGCGCCTGGATCGCCCGGGACGGGAAGATCATCGGCATCCTGACCGGCGGGGACACCGACGACGTGTCCACCAGCACGGTCTTCGGCGACTGGGCGAGCGCCCTGTACGCGAAGGCGACCGCCCCGAAGGCCTGACCTCCAGGGCCCGACCTCCAAGGCCCGGCCCCGTACGTTCCCACGCCCCCGGGGTGGACGTGGGTACACCCCCGCCCGGTTGCCAGGTGCAGTGTGCCGGGCCGTCCGGACCGGCACCGTCGTCCGTGTAC
This is a stretch of genomic DNA from Streptomyces sp. NBC_00536. It encodes these proteins:
- a CDS encoding trypsin-like serine peptidase produces the protein MVDKRTVVTVVLCSVAALGASAAMTQVVPSPDAQPSAHAKAAPAPKRPTPSPSRSQSSAHSQLTTPKPGGTPAPSGSATPGPASPAGKPTAIAGALFTGGLDGEHFCTATVVHSAGRNMIVTAGHCLVAGDQGDAGPVFAPAYENGSAPYGTWKVEKVFEDQHWSDDNNDDFDLAFARVAPDSAGRNIEDVTGAAPLDVSGRAAEEVTVTGYPADRKVPRTCTAVTIRDSATEQRFDCADFPGGTSGSAWIARDGKIIGILTGGDTDDVSTSTVFGDWASALYAKATAPKA